The Vibrio tubiashii genome includes a window with the following:
- a CDS encoding conjugal transfer protein TraF, translating into MENKIKFLTLSIALAASSASAANYAIEARGDAMGGVGVVSANFLTAPFYNPALTAIYRRNDDYGMITPSIGLSYSDEHMMVDDLKKASDLIDQAVGGDYSNVSELESTLNALQGDVANLQFGGVVAFAIPNKFIAANVFGKAYAESFAQTDIYTGANSATPNLNPAINAELSGVDAVGLGVTEVGISLAKYQTFLGQHISFGITPKLQRIYTYVYRANLNNYDIKDVRENGQGETMFNMDAGFLWFYGPLRVGFSAMNLVSRDIKSQELAGTTVTSRVDSSQSRTFEAVTFDYQMRPQYTVGVGLVADYATLSVDYDLREEEKFTNFKDNSQMLRVGGEIDIMRQLKLRAGWNRNLAYDNLDDTVTAGIGLSPLNLFQLDIGASYTNENSMGAYINFLTSY; encoded by the coding sequence ATGGAAAATAAAATAAAATTTCTTACATTGTCTATTGCACTTGCAGCCAGTTCAGCTTCTGCTGCAAACTACGCTATTGAAGCCCGCGGCGACGCAATGGGCGGAGTAGGTGTAGTTTCTGCAAATTTCCTCACCGCTCCATTCTATAACCCAGCACTGACAGCCATATATCGTCGTAATGACGATTATGGAATGATCACTCCAAGTATCGGCTTATCTTATAGCGATGAGCATATGATGGTGGATGACCTTAAAAAGGCGTCTGATCTAATTGATCAAGCTGTTGGTGGTGATTACTCTAATGTTTCAGAACTAGAAAGTACACTGAATGCCCTGCAAGGAGATGTCGCCAATCTTCAATTTGGTGGTGTTGTCGCGTTTGCTATTCCAAATAAGTTCATAGCTGCTAATGTATTTGGTAAAGCTTATGCCGAGTCTTTTGCGCAGACAGATATATATACAGGTGCCAACAGTGCAACACCCAACCTCAATCCTGCTATCAATGCAGAGTTGAGTGGAGTCGACGCTGTAGGTCTGGGTGTTACTGAAGTAGGTATCTCACTTGCAAAATATCAAACGTTCTTGGGTCAACATATTTCGTTTGGTATTACTCCAAAACTGCAACGCATTTACACTTACGTTTATCGAGCCAATCTAAACAATTACGATATAAAGGATGTTCGAGAAAATGGACAAGGCGAAACCATGTTCAATATGGATGCAGGTTTCCTATGGTTCTACGGTCCTTTGCGGGTTGGTTTCTCTGCGATGAATTTAGTTTCGCGTGATATCAAGTCCCAAGAACTTGCTGGTACAACTGTGACCTCTAGGGTGGACTCAAGTCAGTCTAGAACCTTTGAGGCGGTGACTTTTGATTATCAAATGCGCCCTCAATACACTGTAGGTGTTGGTCTAGTTGCTGACTACGCGACTCTAAGTGTTGATTACGATCTTAGAGAAGAGGAAAAGTTCACTAATTTCAAAGATAACTCTCAAATGCTTAGAGTCGGTGGCGAAATTGACATCATGCGCCAGCTAAAACTGCGTGCTGGTTGGAATCGAAATCTAGCATATGACAATCTCGATGACACTGTGACTGCCGGTATTGGCTTGTCACCTCTAAACTTATTCCAATTGGATATCGGTGCTAGCTACACTAATGAAAATTCAATGGGCGCATATATTAACTTCCTGACAAGTTATTAA
- a CDS encoding YoaH family protein, producing MFDDLPPLSHEEQQKAVEKIQELMAEGISTAQAIKMVAEEIRAEAAKQQ from the coding sequence ATGTTTGATGATCTACCACCACTTTCCCATGAAGAACAGCAAAAAGCTGTCGAGAAAATCCAAGAGTTAATGGCAGAGGGTATAAGCACAGCTCAAGCGATAAAAATGGTCGCAGAAGAAATTAGAGCTGAAGCTGCTAAACAGCAGTAG